DNA from Metabacillus flavus:
CGGTTGAAGAACGATCACTTCTTTTAAAGATGCTTACCCGGATTCAGGACAATGTAGAAGATATTCAATAGCCATACATTCATTCACCCAAGATTATGCATAAAGGAGAATTTACATGACTCAAACAAAATTAAACGATTTTAACGAGATAATCACAGGCCGCCGTTCTATTCGCAACTACGATCCAGCAGTGAAAATCAGCAAGGAAGAAATGACGGAAATCCTTACAGAAGCAACACTCGCTCCATCATCAGTTAACATGCAGCCATGGCGTTTCGTTGTCATTGATTCAGAAGAAGGCAAAAAGAAGCTTGCTCCGCTTGCAAAGTTTAATCAGGTTCAGACTGAAACATCTGCAGCCATGATTGCTATTTTCGCCGATATGCAAAGTGATAAGTACCTTGATGAAATATATGATAAAGCAGTAGCTGAAGGTCACATGCCTGCTGAAGTTAGAGACAGACAAGTGACGCAAATTAAAGGATTCTTTGAAGCAAGCTCGTTTGAATCATTAAAGGAAATGAATCTGATTGATGCAGGGCTGGTTTCCATGCAGCTAATGCTTGCTGCCCGTGCACACGGCTACGATACAAATCCAATCGGCGGCTTTGAAAAGGATCAAATAGCTGATGTGTTCGGAATCGATAAAGAACGTTACTATCCAGTTATGCTGCTTTCCATTGGTAAAGCGGCAGATAAGGGATACCAATCCGTTCGTCTTCCGATTGAAAAAATTACTGAGTGGAGATAAACGGAAACTTCATCACAACAAATACTAAATGAAAAGGGGATATAAATAATGATTATTACACATGCAGGATTCCAAGTGAGACCGGATAAAGAGGCAGCTTTTCTTGAAGAGATTCAAACACTTGTAAAAGCTTCACAGGCAGAAAACGGATGTATTTCCTACCGTCTGATGAAAAACCTGGACCAGGACCACGCCTATACCATGGTGGAGGTTTGGGAAGATATGACTGCCGTTAAAAGCCATGGAGAAAGCGAGCATTTTGTTGGATTTGTTGGTAAAGCTAAAGAATTTTTATCAGCACCTCTTGATGTGAAAAGCTATGAAGGAAGCCTTCTTCAACGTTAAACAATACAGATGAAGACCCCTGACAGCCTTATGCTGTGAGGGGTTTTTTCTTTCGTGAGTAAATGTTTGACTATTTAAAAAAGGAATGGTAGCTTTTTAAACAAGCTTGTTGATCCTCCGCAGTTGCAAATCACGGACTCTCTGACCGCCCAGTCCAGATGAAGCGTAAACCGCCAAGTTTAATAGAGCAAAAGGAAAACAGTAACTATTAATAATATTAATAATTCCAATTATTTAAAAGTATTTTACTAATGCTTTAATTTTCTGTAAAATTAGATAAGATGTTTATACTGTTGAGCAAGGTAAGAGGTGCAGGGGTTTATACTTGTTCAAAACCGACTTAATATATAGGTATAATCGAAATATCATGAAATGATGAGGTGGGTTCATTGCAAATTCAAGTAACAAACAGCCCTTTTAACCAAGAACAGGCAGATCTCCTGAACCAGCTGCTGCCTACATTA
Protein-coding regions in this window:
- a CDS encoding nitroreductase family protein; this encodes MTQTKLNDFNEIITGRRSIRNYDPAVKISKEEMTEILTEATLAPSSVNMQPWRFVVIDSEEGKKKLAPLAKFNQVQTETSAAMIAIFADMQSDKYLDEIYDKAVAEGHMPAEVRDRQVTQIKGFFEASSFESLKEMNLIDAGLVSMQLMLAARAHGYDTNPIGGFEKDQIADVFGIDKERYYPVMLLSIGKAADKGYQSVRLPIEKITEWR
- a CDS encoding putative quinol monooxygenase, whose product is MIITHAGFQVRPDKEAAFLEEIQTLVKASQAENGCISYRLMKNLDQDHAYTMVEVWEDMTAVKSHGESEHFVGFVGKAKEFLSAPLDVKSYEGSLLQR